Proteins encoded within one genomic window of Gadus chalcogrammus isolate NIFS_2021 chromosome 6, NIFS_Gcha_1.0, whole genome shotgun sequence:
- the LOC130384171 gene encoding prosaposin-like: MEVFGFFLVVFSASLAPGEFRFIDEYSKSDISHETLSPDICSECSQIMNITSEKGSNDDTQELLHEKLKHLCRRLSSDEHDDCKSRVDTYLPEIARMKPREVCQVLGHCVLGVVGPAQVVPRTVASPPPFSPDLSTQFSPQCTLCLFLIRKMEDMLPKNRTEDAVVKLMGQVCALLPSSYKRKCNDFIDKYGKQIVEFLMSSAAPHSICALLHLCLLEEASTVEMLPPSSDCQACRHLLVLSRLHLDLNSTRPIQTSDFLGSVCLQHPNAIPKCEVFLKNFGSRLQRVLGNQLDPSDACERAELCAAVKVSSSSQTQHCNLGPTFWCQDVKSALMCGNLAYCKKHLWR, encoded by the exons ATGGAGGTCTTTGGCTTTTTCTTGGTGGTTTTCTCTGCATCGCTGGCCCCGG GAGAGTTCCGATTCATCGACGAATACTCCAAGAGCGACATCAGTCACGAGACCCTG AGTCCTGATATTTGTTCAGAATGCAGCCAGATTATGAATATAACCTCAGAAAAAGGCTCCAACGACGACACACAG GAACTGCTTCATGAGAAGCTGAAACACCTGTGCAGGCGCCTCAGCAGTGATGAACACGATGACTGCAAATCTCGAGTGGACACCTATCTACCTGAGATCGCTCGAATG AAGCCCCGTGAGGTGTGCCAGGTCCTGGGCCACTGTGTTCTGGGAGTGGTCGGACCTGCTCAGGTCGTCCCTCGGACGgtggcctctcctcctccgttcAGCCCTGACCTCAGTACTCAG ttCAGCCCTCAGTGCACACTGTGTCTGTTCCTGATCAGAAAGATGGAGGACATGCTGCCTAAAAACAGGACTGAG GACGCGGTGGTGAAGCTCATGGGACAGGTGTGCGCTCTGCTCCCCAGCAGCTACAAGAGGAAATGCAACGACTTCATTGATAAATATGGAAAGCAGATCGTTGAGTTTCTGATGTCCTCAGCGGCTCCGCATTCGATCTGTGCGCTGCTGCACCTCTGCCTGCTGGAGGAGGCGTCAACTGTGG AGATGCTGCCTCCATCCTCGGACTGCCAGGCGTGTCGTCACCTGTTGGTTCTCAGCAGGCTTCACCTCGACCTCAACTCCACCCGGCCCATCCAGACCTCCGATTTCCtcgggtctgtctgtctccagcaCCCTAACGCTATCCCTAAG TGCGAGGTGTTTCTGAAAAACTTTGGGTCTCGGCTGCAAAGGGTTCTGGGAAACCAGTTGGACCCTTCAGACGCCTGCGAG AGAGCAGAGCTATGTGCTGCGGTGAaagtctcctccagctcccagaCACAGCACTGTAACCTGGGGCCAACCTTCTGGTGCCAGGACGTGAAGTCGGCGCTTATGTGTGGC